The following proteins are co-located in the Halarcobacter sp. genome:
- a CDS encoding MTH1187 family thiamine-binding protein: MSVLLQMAMFPTDHGESKSEYVAEVIKVIRESGFPYQLTPMATIIETEKLSDALNIIQKCYDTLDRLDCNRVYAPITFDIRKGHKNRLKGKVKSIENKIGKVSK; encoded by the coding sequence ATGAGTGTATTATTACAGATGGCAATGTTCCCTACAGATCATGGTGAAAGTAAAAGTGAATATGTTGCTGAGGTTATAAAAGTTATTAGAGAATCTGGGTTTCCTTATCAACTAACACCCATGGCTACTATTATAGAAACAGAAAAATTATCAGATGCCTTAAATATAATCCAAAAGTGTTATGATACTTTAGATAGATTGGATTGTAATAGAGTATATGCCCCAATTACTTTTGATATTAGAAAGGGGCATAAAAATAGATTAAAAGGGAAAGTTAAATCTATAGAAAATAAGATAGGAAAAGTATCTAAATAG
- a CDS encoding ABC transporter substrate-binding protein, translating to MHKIKYSIVFILLLITSLNANQLKKVTLQLSWFNQFQFAGYYIAKEKGFFEDYGLDVTIKPFNFGINAVDEVDSKKADFAVARETLILDRVAGKKIVALYALFQESPLVLLSLKNSAINHIEDFANKRIMTTIDDASEVSIKAMLLSKNLDFKKLNFLEHSHDIMDLVNGNTDVISAYLSKTPFDLNNMNIAYNVFAPSDYGFNMYSDFLITSEDLINNDLKTAMAFKEAALKGWNYAFSNIKEASQLIYNKYNEQKLSIKALEYEGDVLKSMAFSNVNKLGEIRLEKIQRIYDLYNVMGLIDNQIDIKKLVLKPGSEIFLSKEENKYIDKNKSIDMCIVPNIKPYSFLQNNEFSGFFADYMKIIEEKTTLNFNLVETKNFKQSLDYFKSGRCNILASAQNISQRRSFANFTKPIIDISLVLVTKDNRNFIDDISVLKDKKIGIHKYYSFNKTLKQKYPDNNFVDVNNIDESIKKIESDELYGHIDLILTSWDKIQENEFNKLKISAKLNLSVPLSIAVRKNDLLMYKILNKAVESISEEEKDKILQKWLTIEYKKEFDYDLLWKVLIGFIFILAFFLYKQILLRKMNNTLKEKVDEKTKELQKINLELEERVKKEVNENLKKDTLLTKQSKFAAMGEMIQNIAHQWRQPLSVISTGASGLKVKKEIDGKIDEKLLDETLEKIIDTTNHLSTTIDDFMHFFKPNKKKQVFKIKDAIDKTLNIFNYNINNKKIEVIKNIEDVSLDSFQGEFIQIIINIVNNSKDAFKEDNTSDMYIFIDVKNKKNEIIIEIKDSAGGIDEEIIDKIFEPYFTTKHQYQGTGIGLYMCKQIIDKHMHGSIEVKNKEYIYKNKSYKGASFLIKLRK from the coding sequence ATGCATAAAATTAAATATAGTATAGTTTTTATTTTATTGTTAATAACTAGTTTAAATGCAAACCAGTTAAAAAAAGTTACACTACAACTTTCATGGTTTAATCAATTTCAATTTGCAGGTTATTATATAGCAAAAGAAAAAGGTTTTTTTGAAGATTATGGACTAGATGTAACAATTAAACCCTTTAATTTTGGAATAAACGCAGTAGATGAAGTAGACTCAAAAAAAGCTGATTTTGCAGTTGCAAGAGAGACTTTGATATTAGATAGAGTTGCAGGTAAAAAAATTGTAGCATTATATGCACTATTTCAAGAATCACCTTTGGTTTTATTATCTTTAAAAAATTCTGCTATTAATCATATAGAAGATTTTGCAAATAAAAGAATTATGACTACAATAGATGATGCAAGTGAAGTATCGATTAAAGCAATGCTTCTATCTAAAAATTTAGATTTTAAAAAATTGAACTTTTTAGAGCATAGCCATGATATTATGGATTTAGTCAATGGAAATACAGATGTAATCTCAGCATATTTATCAAAAACTCCATTTGATTTAAACAATATGAATATAGCTTACAATGTTTTTGCACCAAGTGATTATGGTTTTAATATGTATAGTGATTTTTTAATTACAAGTGAAGATTTAATAAATAATGATTTAAAAACAGCAATGGCTTTTAAAGAAGCAGCTTTAAAAGGCTGGAATTATGCATTTTCAAATATAAAAGAAGCCTCTCAATTAATTTATAATAAATATAATGAACAAAAGTTATCAATCAAAGCTTTAGAATATGAAGGTGATGTTCTAAAATCAATGGCGTTTTCAAATGTAAATAAATTGGGTGAAATAAGATTAGAAAAAATTCAAAGAATATATGATCTTTACAATGTAATGGGGCTAATTGATAATCAAATAGATATTAAAAAATTAGTTTTAAAACCTGGTTCTGAAATCTTTTTAAGTAAAGAAGAAAATAAATATATTGATAAAAATAAATCAATAGATATGTGTATTGTACCTAATATCAAGCCTTATAGTTTTTTACAAAACAATGAATTTTCAGGTTTTTTTGCAGATTATATGAAAATAATTGAAGAAAAAACCACATTAAATTTTAATTTAGTTGAAACAAAGAATTTTAAACAATCTTTGGATTATTTTAAAAGTGGAAGATGTAATATCTTAGCTTCTGCCCAAAATATATCTCAAAGAAGAAGTTTTGCAAATTTTACTAAACCTATCATTGATATATCTTTAGTTTTAGTTACTAAAGATAATAGAAATTTTATTGATGATATCTCTGTTTTAAAAGATAAAAAAATTGGAATTCATAAATATTACTCTTTTAATAAAACATTAAAACAAAAATATCCTGATAATAATTTTGTTGATGTTAATAATATAGATGAAAGTATAAAAAAGATTGAGAGTGATGAACTTTATGGTCATATAGATTTGATTTTAACTTCATGGGATAAGATTCAAGAAAATGAGTTTAACAAGTTAAAAATATCTGCTAAGTTAAATCTATCTGTACCTTTATCAATTGCTGTTAGAAAAAACGATTTATTAATGTACAAGATTTTAAATAAAGCAGTTGAGTCTATATCTGAAGAGGAAAAAGATAAAATACTTCAAAAGTGGTTAACTATTGAATATAAAAAAGAGTTTGATTATGATTTACTTTGGAAAGTATTAATAGGGTTCATCTTTATTTTGGCTTTTTTCCTTTATAAACAGATACTTTTACGAAAAATGAATAATACATTAAAAGAAAAAGTAGATGAAAAAACAAAAGAGTTACAAAAAATAAATCTTGAATTAGAAGAAAGAGTAAAAAAAGAGGTAAATGAAAATCTAAAAAAAGATACTCTTTTAACAAAACAATCAAAATTTGCAGCTATGGGTGAGATGATACAAAATATTGCACATCAGTGGAGACAACCTTTATCAGTAATCTCTACAGGAGCTAGTGGATTAAAAGTAAAAAAAGAGATTGATGGAAAAATTGATGAAAAACTTTTAGATGAAACCTTAGAAAAAATCATTGATACTACAAACCATTTATCTACAACAATAGATGATTTTATGCATTTTTTCAAACCAAATAAGAAAAAACAAGTGTTTAAAATAAAGGATGCAATTGATAAAACACTTAATATATTTAATTACAATATAAACAATAAAAAAATTGAGGTTATTAAAAATATTGAAGATGTTAGTTTGGATAGTTTCCAAGGAGAGTTTATTCAAATTATAATCAATATAGTAAATAATTCAAAAGATGCATTTAAAGAAGATAATACTTCTGATATGTACATTTTTATAGATGTTAAAAATAAAAAAAATGAGATAATAATTGAGATAAAAGATAGTGCTGGTGGTATAGATGAAGAGATTATTGATAAGATTTTTGAGCCATACTTTACTACAAAACATCAATATCAAGGTACAGGTATAGGATTATATATGTGTAAACAAATTATTGATAAACATATGCATGGTTCAATAGAAGTTAAAAACAAAGAATATATATACAAAAATAAATCCTATAAAGGTGCATCTTTTTTAATAAAGCTAAGAAAATAG
- the bioA gene encoding adenosylmethionine--8-amino-7-oxononanoate transaminase yields MNWQEIDKKHVWHPYNSLPSKTSILPVVKTDKTKIFLDDGSELIDGMSSWWSAIHGYNNEKLNDALKKQVDIMPHIMFGGLSHEKAAILSKQLCELTGLNSVFLCDSGSVSVEVALKTAIQYQEAQGKKRYKFISLEHAYHGDTLAAMSVCDPQNSMHSIYGSYLPKHIFTKAPEIGFDSDCSESIKALEECVEKHQKECAGIIIEPIVQGAGGMRIYNPSYVKKVRELCDKYELIMIADEIATGFGHTGKMFACQWADVKPDIMTVGKALTGGYMTMAAMITSKNISDTISNSKLGALMHGPTFMGNPLACSVAIESINLLTQMDWKSKVNNIEKIFSEELEKAKGLKLVKSVRNIGVIGVIELKDNSHAQYIQDYCVQKGVWIRPFGKLIYSIVAYIISEDELRKVVKTMVEAISNIKS; encoded by the coding sequence ATGAATTGGCAAGAGATTGATAAAAAACATGTTTGGCATCCATATAACTCTTTACCTTCAAAAACTTCTATTTTACCTGTAGTAAAAACTGATAAAACTAAGATATTTTTAGATGATGGAAGTGAATTGATTGATGGTATGAGTTCATGGTGGAGTGCAATTCATGGATATAATAATGAAAAATTAAATGATGCTTTAAAAAAACAAGTTGATATTATGCCACATATTATGTTTGGTGGTTTAAGCCATGAAAAAGCGGCAATACTTTCTAAGCAATTATGTGAACTTACTGGATTAAATAGTGTCTTTTTATGTGATTCAGGTTCTGTATCTGTTGAGGTTGCACTTAAAACAGCAATTCAATATCAAGAAGCTCAAGGAAAAAAAAGATATAAATTTATATCTTTAGAACATGCTTATCATGGAGATACTTTAGCTGCAATGAGTGTTTGTGACCCACAAAATTCTATGCACTCTATTTATGGTTCTTATTTACCAAAACATATATTTACAAAAGCACCTGAAATTGGTTTTGATAGTGATTGCAGTGAATCTATTAAAGCTTTAGAAGAGTGTGTTGAAAAACATCAAAAAGAGTGTGCTGGGATTATTATAGAACCAATTGTTCAAGGTGCAGGTGGTATGAGAATATACAATCCTTCATATGTAAAAAAAGTTAGAGAACTTTGTGATAAATATGAACTTATAATGATAGCTGATGAGATAGCAACCGGATTTGGTCATACAGGAAAAATGTTTGCATGCCAGTGGGCAGATGTCAAACCAGATATTATGACAGTAGGAAAAGCTTTAACTGGTGGTTATATGACTATGGCTGCTATGATTACTTCAAAAAATATTAGTGATACAATTTCAAACTCTAAATTGGGTGCACTAATGCATGGCCCAACATTTATGGGAAATCCACTTGCTTGTAGTGTAGCTATTGAAAGTATTAATTTATTGACTCAAATGGATTGGAAATCAAAAGTAAATAATATAGAAAAAATATTTAGTGAAGAGTTAGAAAAAGCAAAAGGTTTAAAGCTTGTAAAAAGTGTAAGAAATATTGGAGTAATAGGTGTAATAGAATTAAAAGATAATTCTCATGCTCAATATATTCAAGATTATTGTGTTCAAAAAGGGGTTTGGATTAGACCTTTTGGGAAACTTATTTATTCAATAGTTGCATATATAATAAGTGAAGATGAACTTAGAAAAGTAGTAAAAACAATGGTTGAAGCGATTAGTAATATTAAAAGCTAA
- a CDS encoding CoA pyrophosphatase, with product MKKKEFKKLINNLPKNPSVMARDKYFNSAVIIPIIKIDKEYYILFQKRAKHIRQGGDICFPGGGYEEIDKSFKHTALREIKEELGIDKKDIKIFGQLDTYVAPIGAVVEPFVARVKKKALKKMTIDKNEVEKTLLIPIKFFRKNPAVEYTLKYEVHPYTFDENGDKVIHFPVEELGLPKTYHKPWGHRKHKVWVYDYNGDIIWGLTAVIINDLLKKF from the coding sequence ATGAAAAAAAAAGAGTTTAAAAAATTAATAAACAATTTGCCTAAAAATCCTAGTGTTATGGCACGAGATAAATATTTTAATTCTGCTGTAATTATTCCTATAATTAAAATAGACAAAGAGTATTATATTTTATTTCAAAAAAGAGCTAAACATATTAGACAAGGTGGAGATATTTGTTTCCCTGGAGGTGGTTATGAGGAGATTGATAAATCTTTTAAACATACAGCACTTAGAGAGATAAAAGAGGAATTGGGTATTGATAAAAAAGATATAAAAATCTTTGGTCAACTTGATACATATGTTGCACCAATTGGTGCTGTAGTTGAGCCTTTTGTAGCAAGAGTTAAGAAAAAAGCTTTAAAGAAAATGACAATTGATAAAAATGAAGTTGAAAAAACACTTTTAATTCCAATTAAATTCTTTAGAAAAAATCCAGCTGTTGAATACACTTTAAAATATGAGGTTCATCCATATACTTTTGATGAAAATGGAGATAAAGTTATCCATTTCCCTGTTGAAGAGTTAGGACTTCCTAAGACCTATCATAAACCGTGGGGACATAGAAAACACAAAGTATGGGTATATGATTATAATGGCGATATAATTTGGGGTTTAACAGCAGTAATAATTAATGACTTATTGAAAAAATTTTAA
- a CDS encoding ribonuclease HII has protein sequence MNMLCGIDEAGRGPLAGPLVVAGVVILNKIDELDDSKKLSEKKREELYPKIIKNTKYHIVFKSAKEIDEKGISSCLKSSIQEIMENLKATQYLMDGNTSFGIANLEHKIKADATIKEVSAASILAKVSRDRYMYEIADNFKEYNFDKHKGYGTKAHVEKIKLHGRSIEHRKSFKLKALGEENMGVQKSLF, from the coding sequence ATAAATATGTTATGTGGTATTGATGAAGCAGGACGGGGACCCTTGGCTGGTCCTTTAGTTGTTGCAGGTGTAGTAATCTTAAATAAAATTGATGAATTAGATGATTCTAAAAAGCTTAGTGAAAAAAAAAGAGAAGAGTTATATCCCAAAATAATTAAAAATACAAAATACCATATCGTATTTAAAAGTGCAAAAGAGATTGATGAAAAAGGTATTAGTAGTTGTTTAAAAAGTTCCATTCAAGAGATTATGGAAAATCTTAAAGCAACACAATATCTAATGGATGGGAACACCTCTTTTGGGATTGCTAATTTAGAACATAAAATAAAAGCCGATGCCACAATAAAAGAAGTTAGTGCTGCTTCAATTTTAGCAAAAGTTAGTAGAGATAGATATATGTATGAAATAGCAGATAATTTTAAAGAATATAACTTTGATAAACATAAAGGTTATGGTACTAAAGCCCATGTAGAAAAAATAAAACTACATGGACGTTCTATTGAGCACCGAAAATCTTTTAAACTAAAAGCTTTAGGGGAAGAAAATATGGGAGTACAAAAAAGTTTATTTTAA
- a CDS encoding DnaJ domain-containing protein codes for MEEENYLYESFIIYNSELNLKDFVTIGEVDKENKIAYLDTPYEMVGPFCLNELYNKGKIYFEACMVMTQNFWHKERINLQKESFIKQQRTQNRFYDEINKYNRNKQTLQIDIDIKYRNLLLLPLDQELSEAQIKEAFRKLAKTTHPDVGGSHEEFIKITIARDELLTNISLK; via the coding sequence ATGGAAGAAGAAAACTATTTATACGAAAGTTTCATCATCTACAACAGCGAATTAAATCTAAAAGATTTCGTAACCATCGGTGAAGTAGACAAAGAAAATAAAATAGCATATTTAGATACACCATATGAAATGGTAGGACCCTTTTGTTTAAACGAACTTTACAATAAAGGAAAAATATATTTCGAAGCTTGCATGGTTATGACTCAGAACTTTTGGCATAAGGAGAGGATAAATCTTCAAAAGGAATCTTTCATAAAACAACAACGAACCCAAAATAGATTTTATGATGAAATCAACAAATACAATAGAAACAAACAAACTTTACAAATAGACATTGATATAAAATATCGTAATCTTTTACTGCTACCCTTAGATCAAGAACTTAGTGAAGCTCAAATCAAAGAGGCCTTTAGAAAACTTGCCAAAACTACGCATCCTGACGTTGGTGGAAGCCATGAAGAGTTTATTAAAATAACAATTGCACGAGATGAATTACTTACAAATATATCTTTAAAATAA
- a CDS encoding glyoxylate/hydroxypyruvate reductase A produces MGLLIVTKEKGIETWVDNLKQLDSNIEIEVYPNVKNKDKITFALVWSKLDIDFAEFKNLKCIASMGAGVDHILSNDTISKDVYITKVVDEKLVSSMWEYLLCTVLNIVTNHYKYISLQKESKWEQLTLNSIEDYTIGFMGLGQLGGEISNRFNKFGFSVKGFSNSKKQIQDMETFTNLDEFLDGVDILINLLPLTKDTKGILNKNLFYKLNKNAYIINVGRGSHLVEDDLLEVLDSKHLNGAILDVFEKEPLPKESLLWTHPNIIVTPHSASLTDPNSVSMQIIENFKRVSKNLIPYNIIDRNKGY; encoded by the coding sequence ATGGGATTATTAATTGTCACAAAAGAAAAAGGAATTGAGACTTGGGTAGACAATCTAAAACAACTTGATTCTAATATTGAAATTGAAGTATATCCTAATGTAAAAAATAAAGATAAAATCACTTTTGCTCTTGTTTGGTCAAAGCTTGATATAGACTTTGCTGAATTTAAAAACTTAAAATGTATTGCATCTATGGGAGCAGGGGTTGACCATATTTTAAGTAATGATACAATCTCTAAAGATGTGTATATAACAAAAGTTGTTGATGAAAAGTTAGTTTCTTCTATGTGGGAGTATTTATTGTGTACAGTTTTAAATATAGTTACAAATCATTATAAATATATTTCTTTACAAAAAGAATCAAAATGGGAACAACTAACTTTAAACTCAATTGAAGATTATACAATAGGTTTTATGGGATTAGGACAACTTGGAGGTGAAATCTCTAATAGATTTAATAAGTTTGGATTCTCTGTAAAAGGTTTTTCAAATTCAAAAAAACAGATACAAGATATGGAAACATTTACAAATCTTGATGAATTTTTAGATGGAGTTGATATTCTAATAAACCTGCTTCCTCTTACAAAAGATACAAAAGGGATTTTAAATAAAAACCTGTTTTATAAACTAAATAAAAATGCTTATATTATAAATGTAGGAAGAGGTTCACATCTAGTTGAAGATGATTTATTAGAAGTTTTAGATTCAAAACATTTAAATGGAGCTATTTTAGATGTATTTGAAAAAGAACCATTACCCAAAGAGAGTTTACTATGGACTCATCCAAATATTATTGTTACTCCACATAGTGCATCATTGACTGATCCAAACTCAGTTTCTATGCAAATTATTGAAAATTTTAAAAGAGTAAGCAAAAATTTAATCCCTTATAATATAATAGATAGAAATAAAGGGTATTAA
- a CDS encoding bifunctional methionine sulfoxide reductase B/A protein, which produces MKYNELSPEESYVIDNKGTERPFSGKYNDFYEEGTYLCKKCNSALYESEDKFSSGCGWPSFDDEIKGAVKRIPDKDGRRVEIVCANCGAHLGHVFEGEGFTPKNTRHCVNSISLKFEDKEKCCEEHAFAYFAAGCFWGVEHHFENFRGVHSAVSGYMGGHFENPTYQAVCTGMTGHLEAVRIEFDECVVSFKELAQHFFEIHDFTQTNGQGPDIGNQYLSAIFYLDEKQKQAALELVDQLEDKGYKVATSLYEVVKFYEAEEYHQDYYKKTGKVPYCHTYRKIF; this is translated from the coding sequence ATGAAATATAATGAATTATCTCCTGAAGAATCTTACGTAATAGATAATAAAGGTACTGAAAGACCTTTTTCTGGAAAATATAATGATTTTTATGAAGAGGGAACTTATCTTTGTAAGAAATGTAACTCAGCGTTATATGAATCAGAAGATAAGTTTAGCTCAGGATGTGGTTGGCCTAGTTTTGATGATGAAATAAAAGGTGCAGTAAAAAGAATTCCAGATAAAGATGGAAGAAGAGTTGAGATAGTATGTGCAAATTGTGGAGCGCATCTAGGTCATGTTTTTGAAGGTGAAGGCTTTACTCCTAAAAATACGAGACATTGCGTAAACTCTATCTCTTTAAAGTTTGAAGATAAAGAAAAATGTTGTGAAGAACACGCTTTTGCTTATTTTGCAGCAGGTTGTTTTTGGGGTGTAGAACATCATTTCGAGAATTTTAGAGGAGTACATTCTGCTGTTTCTGGATATATGGGTGGACATTTTGAAAACCCAACTTATCAGGCAGTTTGTACAGGTATGACAGGTCACTTAGAAGCAGTAAGAATTGAATTTGATGAATGTGTAGTTTCTTTCAAAGAATTGGCACAACATTTTTTTGAAATACATGATTTTACACAAACAAATGGACAAGGTCCAGATATAGGAAATCAATATTTATCTGCAATATTTTATTTAGATGAAAAACAAAAACAAGCTGCTTTAGAGTTAGTTGATCAATTGGAAGACAAAGGGTATAAAGTTGCGACTTCTTTATATGAAGTTGTTAAATTTTATGAAGCTGAAGAGTATCACCAAGATTATTATAAAAAAACTGGAAAAGTACCATATTGTCATACTTATAGAAAGATTTTTTAA
- a CDS encoding fumarylacetoacetate hydrolase family protein produces the protein MQHITIDNKLIYPSKVVCIGRNYTEHIKELNNETPDEMVFFIKPNSSISDKLIFPKGHNSCHYEAEISFLIEENKISAVGFGLDLTLREIQSKLKKKGLPWERAKAFNNSAVFSKFVPFNKDITKLSIELYINSQLRQKGDYSLMINKPEDIIKEANSFLSFEDGDILMSGTPSGVGAFKIGDVFTGKILYADEVIVEQTFKVV, from the coding sequence ATGCAACACATAACTATAGATAATAAACTTATATACCCTTCAAAAGTAGTCTGCATAGGAAGAAATTATACTGAACATATAAAAGAATTAAATAATGAAACTCCTGATGAAATGGTTTTTTTTATAAAACCAAACTCTTCTATTTCAGATAAACTCATATTCCCAAAAGGGCATAATAGTTGTCATTATGAAGCAGAGATCTCTTTTTTGATTGAAGAAAATAAAATAAGCGCTGTTGGATTTGGTTTAGATTTAACTTTAAGAGAGATTCAATCAAAACTTAAAAAGAAAGGCTTACCTTGGGAAAGAGCAAAAGCCTTTAACAACTCAGCAGTTTTTTCAAAATTTGTCCCTTTTAATAAAGATATTACAAAACTATCTATTGAATTATATATAAATTCCCAATTAAGACAAAAAGGTGATTACTCTTTAATGATAAATAAACCAGAAGATATTATTAAAGAAGCTAATAGTTTCTTATCTTTTGAAGATGGTGATATTTTGATGAGTGGTACTCCAAGTGGTGTAGGAGCGTTTAAAATTGGGGATGTTTTTACAGGAAAAATTCTTTATGCAGATGAAGTAATTGTTGAGCAAACCTTTAAAGTTGTATAG
- a CDS encoding IS110 family transposase, translating to MYSIGLDVSKSTINVYIPINDLDLIIDNSLNGIKSLYSKLKKLYKKEIDKLVFVYEPTANYSFLLKQFCSNKNIKSFIVNPKKSASFAKVMGYRNKNDIKDAQLLSKMIVTAKDKDIKIPIVDTIEEELKELISGYKLIIKQQVITKNHIAALKAKKDKSYLIKEFELQYQFLKKQEQKIIKKIKSIIKKDEKLQQSFNNLQTIDGIGEISSIVLLIHFIQYKNANQKQIVSLAGLDPIEKSSGISVNGKTKISKAGSKICRGTLFMPAMTSIRNNERLKKFYDRLKENGKHTTVIQVAIMRKLLVIAHAVYKNNVPYDSEKI from the coding sequence ATGTATTCTATCGGATTAGATGTAAGTAAGTCAACAATTAATGTTTATATTCCAATAAATGATTTAGATTTAATTATTGATAATAGTTTAAATGGAATAAAAAGTTTGTACTCTAAACTAAAAAAGCTTTATAAAAAAGAGATAGATAAATTAGTATTTGTTTATGAACCAACAGCTAATTATTCATTTCTTTTAAAACAGTTTTGTTCAAACAAAAATATAAAAAGTTTTATAGTAAATCCTAAAAAAAGTGCTAGCTTTGCAAAAGTAATGGGATATAGAAATAAAAATGATATAAAAGATGCACAGCTTTTATCTAAAATGATTGTTACAGCTAAAGATAAAGATATTAAAATACCTATTGTAGATACCATAGAAGAAGAATTAAAAGAGCTTATTTCTGGATATAAATTAATTATTAAACAACAAGTTATAACTAAAAACCATATAGCTGCTTTAAAAGCAAAAAAAGATAAAAGCTATTTGATAAAAGAGTTTGAATTACAATATCAATTTTTAAAAAAACAAGAACAAAAAATTATCAAAAAAATAAAATCAATCATAAAAAAAGATGAGAAACTTCAACAATCATTTAATAATTTGCAAACAATTGATGGTATAGGAGAAATATCTTCAATTGTATTACTTATACATTTTATTCAATATAAAAATGCTAATCAAAAACAGATAGTATCTTTAGCAGGATTAGATCCAATAGAAAAAAGTTCAGGTATATCAGTTAATGGAAAAACAAAAATATCAAAAGCAGGTTCAAAAATATGTAGAGGTACTTTGTTTATGCCAGCAATGACATCAATAAGAAATAACGAAAGATTAAAAAAGTTTTATGATAGACTAAAAGAAAATGGAAAACATACTACAGTTATACAAGTAGCAATTATGAGAAAACTATTAGTTATTGCTCATGCCGTATATAAAAATAATGTACCATATGATTCAGAAAAAATTTAA
- a CDS encoding methylglyoxal synthase — protein MNIALVAHDNLKHDLIEWSLFNKGTLHKHVIYATGTTGRLLQEKGFGVHCLKSGPLGGDQQIGAMIAEAKLDILFFFVDPMAQQPHEPDITALRRICDTYRIPIATNRQTADFIISSPLFEGYIHEMPDWSKYQNRKV, from the coding sequence ATGAATATTGCATTAGTAGCTCATGATAATCTAAAACATGATTTAATAGAGTGGTCACTATTTAACAAAGGAACTCTCCATAAACATGTGATATATGCTACAGGAACAACAGGAAGACTTTTACAAGAAAAAGGTTTTGGTGTTCATTGTTTAAAATCAGGTCCCTTAGGTGGAGATCAACAAATTGGAGCTATGATTGCTGAAGCTAAACTAGATATTCTATTTTTCTTTGTTGATCCCATGGCACAACAACCCCATGAACCAGATATTACAGCTCTTAGACGTATATGTGATACTTATAGAATACCAATAGCTACAAACAGACAAACAGCTGATTTTATTATTTCATCACCTCTATTTGAAGGGTATATTCATGAGATGCCTGATTGGTCAAAATATCAAAATAGAAAAGTATAA